Proteins from a genomic interval of Symmachiella macrocystis:
- a CDS encoding SH3 domain-containing protein, which produces MKTNRTIAGFAILVAALLASTFDPGQARAGELNHEQQQTILHEANTLYESGTANATDRALSKEAFEAAAAKYQTLVDDGVNNWQMHFNLGNAYLQSGALGRAIANYERAAAMTGDKAVHANLEHARSLVKTEAPAAIPQTTWESAQQHLAAVPLENLLMVAAIAWACFWITMSLRIPNWQRSMKTIGVVATGLFLSATLIMANRDQEPQLPVGIITADQVPLREGNGEAFGSQEGTSLIEGERVQVVEQRGEWIHVQLHDGRTGWLTDSQLEVI; this is translated from the coding sequence ATGAAAACCAACCGCACTATTGCTGGCTTCGCGATTTTGGTCGCAGCCCTGTTAGCATCTACTTTCGATCCGGGACAGGCTCGGGCGGGGGAATTGAATCATGAACAACAACAAACGATCCTGCACGAAGCCAACACGCTGTACGAAAGCGGGACAGCCAACGCAACCGATCGCGCCTTGTCAAAGGAGGCATTCGAAGCGGCTGCGGCGAAGTATCAAACGCTCGTCGACGACGGCGTTAACAACTGGCAAATGCACTTCAACCTCGGCAACGCGTACTTGCAAAGCGGTGCTTTGGGGCGAGCCATCGCCAACTACGAACGGGCGGCGGCGATGACCGGCGACAAAGCTGTGCACGCCAATCTGGAGCATGCCCGATCGTTGGTGAAAACCGAAGCACCGGCGGCAATTCCGCAAACGACGTGGGAGAGCGCCCAACAACATCTAGCGGCCGTTCCGCTCGAGAATCTGTTGATGGTCGCCGCTATCGCCTGGGCTTGTTTCTGGATCACGATGAGTCTGCGGATACCAAATTGGCAACGCTCGATGAAAACCATCGGGGTCGTGGCTACCGGACTATTTTTGTCTGCCACGTTGATCATGGCCAACCGCGATCAAGAGCCCCAATTGCCCGTGGGAATTATCACCGCCGACCAAGTCCCACTACGCGAAGGCAACGGGGAGGCGTTCGGTTCTCAAGAGGGGACGTCGCTGATCGAAGGCGAACGCGTTCAGGTCGTCGAGCAACGCGGTGAGTGGATCCATGTGCAATTGCATGATGGTCGTACCGGTTGGTTAACTGATTCCCAACTGGAAGTGATTTAA
- a CDS encoding TraB/GumN family protein: MSYLVNRALVATSLCAATLLGSTAVQAQSPQEESSPTKYLRVSRDKDNKPETLETAVVSFAPKSGAKNVTVDLVGAIHIGDEAYFDTLNRLFQDYDVVLYEMVKPKDVTPQRGSKDRQQTPLALVQRMLPSMLDLSFQVDSVDYTPENFVHADLTPTELGEAMRKRGETRMSLFIKVVKEVMQQYQEEWATGGSLSGNVSDAEILSFLTRKEGAQQLKAMIAGKLEELGPDMGLGATLDSILIVDRNEAALKVLKEQLANRKNGKPLRIAIYYGAAHMSDMASRLTKDFQMQQGDISWVQAWDITRASKRSALEGLLQLLQQPQ; this comes from the coding sequence ATGTCTTATTTAGTCAACCGCGCACTGGTGGCGACGTCGTTATGTGCTGCCACATTGTTGGGAAGCACGGCGGTGCAGGCCCAAAGTCCGCAGGAGGAATCCTCGCCGACAAAATACCTCCGCGTCTCACGCGACAAAGACAACAAACCCGAAACGTTGGAGACCGCGGTCGTCTCGTTTGCGCCGAAGTCCGGGGCGAAAAACGTCACGGTCGATTTGGTCGGCGCGATTCATATCGGCGACGAGGCGTACTTCGACACTTTAAACCGTCTGTTTCAGGACTACGATGTTGTGTTGTATGAAATGGTCAAGCCGAAGGATGTCACACCACAGCGCGGATCGAAAGATCGCCAGCAGACTCCGTTGGCACTCGTGCAACGCATGCTGCCCTCGATGTTGGATCTGAGTTTCCAAGTCGACTCGGTGGATTATACACCCGAGAACTTTGTGCATGCCGACCTGACCCCCACAGAACTCGGCGAAGCCATGCGAAAGCGGGGCGAAACCCGCATGAGCCTGTTCATCAAGGTTGTCAAAGAGGTGATGCAACAATACCAAGAAGAATGGGCGACCGGCGGATCGCTGAGCGGCAATGTGTCGGATGCGGAGATTCTATCGTTCCTAACCCGCAAAGAGGGTGCCCAACAACTCAAAGCGATGATCGCTGGCAAACTTGAGGAACTCGGACCGGACATGGGACTGGGAGCGACGTTGGATTCCATCCTCATCGTCGATCGCAATGAAGCAGCACTGAAGGTCCTCAAGGAGCAGTTGGCGAATCGCAAAAACGGAAAGCCGCTACGAATTGCCATCTATTACGGAGCAGCGCACATGTCCGACATGGCATCGCGGTTGACGAAGGACTTTCAAATGCAGCAAGGCGACATCAGCTGGGTGCAAGCCTGGGATATCACGCGGGCGTCTAAGAGATCAGCCTTG